Sequence from the Paratractidigestivibacter faecalis genome:
CCACCCGCTTTGTCCTTGCCTGCATCTTTATGGATGCCCTGGGCTTCGGGCTGATCATTCCTGTACTGCCCCGGCTGATCGGCGATCTGGCAGGCACCCGCGATCTGCAACCTACTGTACGGCGCGATCATGGTGAGCTACGGCATCATGCAGTTCCTCTCCTCGCCGATCCTCGGCGCGCTTTCAGACCGTTTCGGCCGGAAGCCCGTACTGCTCACCGGTATCTTCGGCCTCTCCATCATGCAGTTTGTGCCGGCCTTCACGTCGTCGCTCCCGCTTGTGCTCGCGTCCCGCATCGCGGGCGGCATGCTGTCCGCGAACCTCGTCGTCGCCCAGGCCTACATTGCGGACATCACGCCGAAACAGCAGCGCTCCGCCGCTTTTGGGAAGATCGGTGCGTCTACGGACTCGCCTTCGTGATCGGCCCGGCGCTCGGTCGGCATTCTCGGGCAGATAGATCCGCGGATTCCTTTCGCCTTCGCGGGCGCCATCTGCTGCCTGAACTTCATCTACGGTTTCTTCTTCGTGC
This genomic interval carries:
- a CDS encoding MFS transporter, with amino-acid sequence MYGAIMVSYGIMQFLSSPILGALSDRFGRKPVLLTGIFGLSIMQFVPAFTSSLPLVLASRIAGGMLSANLVVAQAYIADITPKQQRSAAFGKIGASTDSPS